The Engystomops pustulosus chromosome 2, aEngPut4.maternal, whole genome shotgun sequence genomic interval catcgccctcatcttggtcacatctcccttatcctggtcacatctccctcatcctggtcacatctccctcatcctggtcacatctccctcatcctggtcacatctcatcctggtcacatcttcctcatcctggtcacatctccctcatcctggtcacatcttcctcatcctggtcacatctccctcatcctggtcacatctccctcatcctggtcacatctccctcatcctggtcacatagtcctcatcctggtcacatctccataatcctggtcacatctccctcatcctggtcacatcgccctcatcctggtcacatctccctcatcctggtcacatagtcctcatcctggtcacatcgccctcatcttggtcacatctcccttatcctggtcacatcgccctcatcgtggtcacatctccctcatcctggtcacatagccctcatcctggtcacatctccctcatcctggtcacatctccctcatcctggtcaaatgtccctcatcctggtcacatctccctcatcctggtcacatctccctcatcctggtcacatctccctcatcctggtcacatctccctcatcctggtcacatcaccctcatcctggtcacatctccctcatcctggtcacatcaccctcatcctggtcacatctccctcatcctggtcacatctccctcatcctggtcacatctccctcatcctggtcacatgtccctcatcctggtcacatcgccctcatcctggtcacatctccctcatcctggtcacatctccctcatcctggtcacatctccctcatcctggtcacatcaccctcatcctggtcacatctccctcatcctggtcacatctccctcatcctggtcacatagccctcatcctggtcacatcgccctcatcctggtcacatctccctcatccttgtcacatctccctcatcctggtcacatctccctcatcctggtcacatctccctcatcctggtcacatctccctcatcctggtcacataaccctcatcctggtcacatcaccctcatcctggtcacatctccctcatcctggtcacatctccctcatcctggtcacatctccctcatcctggtcacatcaccctcatcctggtcacatctcccacatcctggtcacatctccctcatcctggtcacatctccctcatcctggtcacatcaccctcatcctggtcacatctccctcatcctggtcacatcaccctcatcctggtcacatctccctcatcctggtcacatctccctcatcctggtcacatctccctcatcctggtcacatgtacctcatcctggtcacatcgccctcatcctggtcacatctccctcatcctggtcacatctccctcatcctggtcacatctccctcatcctggtcacatctccctcatcctggtcacatcttcctcatcctggtcacatctccctcatcctggtcacatagccctcatcctggtcacatctccctcatcctggtcacatcacctCAGGCCCATTCATTATAGGTCATATTGGGGTATGTATTAGGGGCCACTCGATGACAGTCACAGTGTTGTCCCTCGGCAGCTCCTGCCTTGTCTTTGCTGTGTGCTTTTGGTTATTATCTTATTGGAAGGTGAACCTATGTATCCATTCGTGGTCCAAATTGATTTCCACGGATTGTTGATGGTAATTGTCACCACGTCCGGAACGATTCTGTTATTATTGTTTTAGTGAAAACATTTACCAGAATTTACTGAAACAAGAAACCTGAATCCTacgttttagaggactagagggggttatacAAAGATTCGGTATAAATTTGGAGAAGCCTCAGTGATCCTTGAattattcactcatctctagattCTGAGATGTCCCACACTAAGGAATCTTCCCAATATACTGGAAATATGATATAAAATAGTTAAAACAATCGTGTTTTATGTTTCCAGTTTGTCTATTGTCGGAATGTGAATCTGAAGCTTTTACTACAGAGCACTAATCACAGAGGAGGTTCTTATTCTAGAAGGTGAATATGTCGATAAGTCTCCTCCACGTCCCCAGTCAATGCTTGGATTCCCTCTGTAATTTGTGGTCGATGTTTGACGTTtacctttttttaatatttttcttatGTTCCCATCATGTTTCTTTTCCATATTCTTTATCCTACAACCTCCCACCACATATCTGGGTTTCCAAAGATTCTTTTCCATTTTCATTTTCTTATCGTCTTGATTCAGGAGACACGATGTTCTTCAATTAGAGGAAATCAGAAACTTCAATTTCCAGAGATGTTGAACACCAGCACTTTCCACCCGGACTACTTCCACCTGACAGGAATCCCTGGCCTGGAGCAATCCCATCTCCTGCTCTCCATCCCATTCTGTATCATGTATGTCATCGCTCTGCTCGGAAACTCCATCTTGATCTTGGTCATTGGAACCAACGAGACTCTCCAGCAGCCCATGTACCTGTTCCTGATGATGTTGGCCTCCTGTGAccttctcctgagctcctccaccGTACCCAAGACTCTCTGCATCTTCTGGTTCAATTATCACAAGATCTCCTTCAATGGTTGTCTTGTCCAAACATTCTTCATACATTTCTCCTTTGGGACAGAGTCCACCATCTTGGTGAGCATGGCCTATGATCGGTACCAAGCCATTTGCCATCCTTTAACATACACAACCACCCTGACCGGATCATTGATAAAGAAGATGGTTCTGGTTTTCTTTTTGAGAAATTTTTGTATCATTACTCCATTTGTTTTTCTACTGAACAGATTACCGTATGAACACAGCAATGTGATAGAGCACACGTATTGTGAGCACATGTCCATGGCCAGGCTGGCCACTGCCGATATACTGGTCAATGTGGTCTATGGACTCATCATTGCA includes:
- the LOC140116359 gene encoding olfactory receptor 52E4-like produces the protein MLNTSTFHPDYFHLTGIPGLEQSHLLLSIPFCIMYVIALLGNSILILVIGTNETLQQPMYLFLMMLASCDLLLSSSTVPKTLCIFWFNYHKISFNGCLVQTFFIHFSFGTESTILVSMAYDRYQAICHPLTYTTTLTGSLIKKMVLVFFLRNFCIITPFVFLLNRLPYEHSNVIEHTYCEHMSMARLATADILVNVVYGLIIAGFFSGGDLILIIISYVLIIRAVLRLRSSDARLKAFNTCVSHICVIVLFYSPAFFSFIAHRVGHKYVPLRVHILVANFYVLFPPMMNPIIYGVKTREIRSRVFHMFYGAFTRD